A genomic stretch from Oscarella lobularis chromosome 11, ooOscLobu1.1, whole genome shotgun sequence includes:
- the LOC136193317 gene encoding E3 ubiquitin-protein ligase RNF213-like, giving the protein MHVDSESSSENERSKEFKQLLPGVSLKSPEETITELADGRRSGQEVEFSQLESEHFQRAFEYLSRLKAGKDLTLFTFSSKDFSHVRKREIETKLRTILDDCGVRNPSWAVVRHFVTFLGSQMQDAECNVFCNPNVCGQDLPGFKNFVLKLLIEMSRDFSTPSLNVDLSKVEDSGNLAQYNIRRSWERTPHPYLFFNEDRQSITFVGLKITRDGHLVDSRKGRVLRSRVMSRDLSTALYTQGFRLQENYEMWTKERKISSLCNVMGLKKIFDPDSTYELTVDNLIKILAIHMRFRCGIPVVVMGETGCGKTRLIRYMCALQAQKRGRKNMLLMKVHGGVTRKDVIDKVKAAEKLARKNSRKNVKTVLFFDEANTTDAVGLIKEIMCDGRVNGRPIVGLGTDLHVIAACNPYRKHTDVMIEKLESAGLGYHVRTGDTEDRLGDIPLRQLVYRVHPLPDSMKALVWDFGQLDARGERLYIRQIVSRHVFRDKSLPNVPGLVDVVTDILAACQTFMRRRNDECSFVSLRDVERAMRIMVWFYELRDVLDKCVEEQYRKRLANPDSSKPLDSLTRSLVLSLGVSYYARLKKRHDFLGVISRYFRSPCRLLEGQNQISEEIEYCQTAFLDELDLPPKIGKNHALKENVFMMVVCIDLRIPLFLVGKPGSSKSLAKDVVKNAMRGDLSDRKLFKRLKQVHMVSYQCSPLSTAEGIISTFNQCQKMQQENDLEKFVSCVVLDEVGLAEDSPRLPLKALHPLLDDGTAGADDDVKKDDVKKDAVKKGDIKKDDVRKDDGFNRVAFVGISNWALDPAKMNRGILVQREVPSDDELVLTAKGICSTDARAQAHLEPYVFGMAKAYLEIYKNSKKDEKEFFGLRDFYSLVKMVFSFCKKTGEPPTWNQFEHAIRRNFGGLETVDCVQIFKRFISLPVSRSGSGDDDVDDDDDDDDVISLPGSRDNSLPASRSDDGDDDDDDDHLYVDDLNSYADNEGGTDEDEDEDANDVAVVDRVLVVDYSNSCDEEADEEGESKDEDVTCVVVNDYDGKDLSFSSSFVLDCSPAGLIRANLGTAEHSDGDEECRYLLLLTENYAALNIVRQQFLVNEQPVIIFGSSFSKDQEYTQICRNINRIKVCMATGRTVVLLNLEKLYESLYDALNQYYVRHGGQKFVDLGLGSHRVKCQVHDKFRLILIADREVVYKDYPIPLINRMEKHFLAMSSILSRRQERLVEMISKWVQQFADVKSASQDSRKRIPFRVEDAFIGYHSDAVATVVLQLCSRLLLHGTDPDDIDESQMLNAVYEALLQCATPDAVARLSTSAIFEQASNLWDVYFSRQNHSSLADFLENALMEERHTESSLLIQVTTHSRLLSSDDVSEVERRIGLTAECVSLQQFDTEHQFATRIRDFYAHTKRSALLIILCESADVNGDLVACARYVVQEKRQDAEIHGLRLEVKCPPVKKHVVFVIHLPRIAGGSFVGFQGGTWTEAHIDDLRPANQAKEPSITSLVGRKISELLEEGEETIGVKKDRNGSYEKESRFSGDDYCAESGKALKESDAKETDWQTMQASADTEELVANENETETKEEKRSGEDEKSGDEGRSEAEGEDESDSDNEHARTQIAEKEEEEEKEVDEDNECTRKQIVGEEEEGKEDEEGEMDIKELHSFERRGDAVLSGATLLRSCVHGATSRLDNHDEAFASFKFANRRLNSLLVLIPENETSVTGHRPFYHEVRRRCVQLLQEREERMGDENATDWVKKEAFNPNGIQAGGTFRHSLWLKIVNIVTPIFSEIIASIDVDANLNLLTDSTETWIAELWMKIFSSSQLLHLCYQDFISPNGQQLRQRVRVHGSGHQGHFFQAKFPFSKLIKDAVDVMMEEAKHLAGGDRLDRTLQRLFDRSVLGLLIKATVSSSLDRRQLVERYVSDFIHMVYNPINGDDFQMVREAVVGSFVELTSEHVADPLTFERDSFAELTIPAVHVAYDHIQSRLNCFAELIRLDPHVVRLVCHRKSVEISREMNLDAFAFHELLCRVFPKDGDLGNFTARQEWLEKVQEARPCIETWLALSFDPSSHRAELHSKIRNMWIKVSVIRLFFHHTSAADEKGLHSFVEKAGQNLWAAFIDKDLDFTSESTIKVILEILNETSEQCSKELFRSGGAICSLCNCDWTEPIQLPCLHIFCSSCIKHRSKSETLLSCPICSEKVSRSFDLEKTSHQLLQRISSFALLRACCTSFFMDLVSSYSFNENADSPPQSDLISLLMSLVTLCDTDKRAITRAFSPFHVDVVDKSPVVRSFILQLLLRYSTKESLNYIQEYFLNAERAIQTYEPVVEEGSDVLRRRNDDLDAIVVQCIEDSIARSPNRDKDRGVARQIRFCLQHYRSENRLYALQAVAAARFVLSVVADCIVRLLDETTRSLTPQIENLLAQAKTLCVTWNDSQLHFFLLKQLVRRKGLEVLALTRRVYVLQWLDHIIPSDVEHGDVIPDYCIAIGPSYQAVREAAAQAALTGTTGSIQALSRDPKVTNRTTLLLLAVYREVTMRRASMDWDSSFLERIQSSLKEHFRVSRTLPDWAQPIATGLIENTLGGDQGPAAVVVKPGQSLQTRAMAAVAVHARIALESSVDNGNALMTPLRRLLRDPSRFVDSYLPTMPNDNFLAVKGVAKEGEGTKWHACPNGHPYFIDNCGRPMEPEKSKCFECGAPIGGDQPKGIVGARSHGITEKGYLLESSSARPEYSLPERELSSACCALVRMLVDAALMWASCVEKPESIAGIRRMIKSTVSADLNLPSFFWDHFAKDVENFSRAIGHTPDDACTVIHQILCNLDKPQSIKDVALGSGLFLTRSERSTWEKKFSQECLDPVLQTVDAKMGQWMRDVAEDERVGNNPLMRCLHELESPPGAQSPPALWRYRLKVTLQHLFRSILQHFVGKKADEQPRILLHFLKEERRLRVLRYLPEVLRLQRLLRNKFHRRLAMHEAETLTVGKFLQTLTEAREREDFTALIGLFTHVWRILGPEILGHGRLKPRRPEDKLETVTHATFIAFLLPTTQGKGTCAMSLVDYLINCVHNEFVAEFRRLAGVERPIAKVPMAEVTRANLISYDFEKDLLPLVLAHCHYSLEVGRGTDITYDYKALERQLIDRFLLGKPHIVFKVHEFAFSKDFYSTALFTRIERNIPQEELENVVSSQILDELHDLTDVFSVLYVLDVLIGFAVSIGGERDTMMHEYLHDSLKMPKDRGLVSPKAQQSCRLKHILSLWRLLTVEKGRRLVKRRQDPFEDFPQRFKEEMSDALKSEVKVFLKKVKINRFLEELMTLALLELKHRDDVRGLEDYTLKDALEDMYHSQLPGLSELPAGVQLRHLVDCWSTGVLCQDHH; this is encoded by the exons ATGCACGTAGActccgaatcgtcgtctgaaaacgaaagatCGAAGGAGTTTAAACAACTTTTACCCGGCGTCTCTCTAAAGTCTCCCGAAGAGACTATCACCGAGCTGGCCGATGGCCGAAGATCGGGTCAGGAAGTGGAGTTCAGCCAATTGGAATCGGAGCATTTCCAAAGAGCATTTGAGTATCTTTCTCGCCTTAAGGCAGGGAAAGACCTTACCTTGTTTACATTCTCTTCCAAAGATTTCAGTCAtgtgagaaagagagagattGAAACGAAATTGCGAACTATCCTAGATGACTGCGGCGTTCGAAATCCTTCCTGGGCTGTAGTTCGCCACTTCGTCACTTTTCTCGGCAGTCAAATGCAAGACGCCGAATGTAACGTTTTCTGCAATCCAAACGTCTGCGGCCAAGATCTTCCAGgcttcaaaaattttgttcTTAAGCTCCTAATCGAAATGTCTCGTGActtttcgacgccgtcactGAATGTTGATCTCAGCAAAGTCGAAGATTCAGGAAATCTTGCGCAGTACAACATTCGTCGAAGCTGGGAGCGCACTCCGCATCCTTACCTGTTTTTCAACGAAGATCGTCAGTCAATAACCTTCGTTGGATTAAAAATTACTCGCGACGGTCACCTGGTCGACTCTAGAAAGGGACGCGTTCTTCGAAGTCGCGTCATGAGTCGCGATCTGAGCACCGCTTTGTATACCCAAGGCTTCCGGCTTCAAGAAAACTACGAAATGTGGACTAAGGAACGAAAAATCTCATCTCTGTGCAATGTAATGGGACTAAAGAAGATCTTCGATCCGGATTCGACTTACGAACTCACTGTGGACAACTTGATTAAAATTTTGGCTATTCACATGCGGTTTCGATGCGGAatccccgtcgtcgtcatgggcGAAACGGGTTGCGGAAAGACGCGTCTCATACGCTACATGTGCGCTCTTCAGGCGCAGAAAAGAGGTCGCAAGAACATGCTACTGATGAAAGTTCACGGCGGCGTGACGAGAAAAGACGTTATTGACAAAGTTAAAGCGGCGGAGAAACTGGCGCGGAAGAACAGTCGAAAAAACGTGAAAACGGTTCTGTTTTTTGACGAGGCGAACACGACAGACGCTGTCGGTCTAATCAAGGAAATCATGTGCGATGGGAGAGTAAACGGTCGTCCAATAGTCGGCCTCGGAACGGATCTTCACGTTATAGCGGCCTGTAATCCTTACCGAAAACACACTGACGTCATGATAGAGAAACTGGAGTCAGCGGGACTGGGTTACCATGTTCGAACCGGTGACACCGAAGATCGCTTGGGAGATATTCCCCTGAGGCAACTAGTCTATAGAGTGCATCCTTTGCCAGACAGCATGAAAGCTCTCGTGTGGGATTTTGGTCAGTTGGACGCGCGAGGGGAAAGGCTGTATATCCGACAGATCGTCTCGCGACACGTCTTTAGAGATAAATCCCTTCCCAATGTGCCAGGATTAGTTGACGTGGTCACGGACATTCTCGCCGCGTGCCAAACGTTTatgcgacggcgaaacgatgAGTGCAGTTTTGTGAGTTTGCGAGACGTCGAGCGGGCGATGCGAATAATGGTCTGGTTTTACGAACTGCGCGACGTACTCGACAAGTGCGTCGAAGAGCAATACAGAAAACGACTCGCGAACCCGGACAGCAGCAAGCCTCTCGACTCACTGACTCGTTCCTTGGTCTTGTCTCTCGGTGTTAGCTACTACGCTCGGCTCAAGAAACGTcacgattttctcggcgtcATCAGTCGCTATTTTCGATCTCCCTGTCGTCTACTCGAAGGTCAGAACCAGATAAGTGAGGAGATCGAGTACTGTCAAACTGCTTTTCTCGACGAGCTTGATCTCCCGCCAAAAATCGGCAAAAATCACGctctcaaagaaaacgtttttatgATGGTCGTGTGCATCGACTTGCGCATCCCTCTGTTTCTCGTCGGCAAACCGGGAAGTTCCAAGTCGCTTGctaaagacgtcgtcaagaacGCGATGCGCGGTGACCTTTCAGATAGGAAGTTGTTCAAACGGCTGAAACAGGTGCACATGGTGTCTTACCAGTGTAGTCCTCTTTCGACAGCCGAAGGAATTATCAGTACGTTTAATCAGTGTCAGAAGATGCAGCAGGAGAACGATCTGGAGAAATTTGTTTCTTGCGTCGTGCTGGACGAAGTTGGCCTTGCGGAAGATTCGCCTCGACTTCCCTTGAAAGCTTTACATCCATTATTGGACGATGGGACGGCTGGCGCGGATGATGACGTTAAGAAAGATGACGTTAAGAAAGATGCTGTTAAGAAAGGCGACATTAAGAAAGATGACGTTAGGAAAGACG ACGGTTTTAACAGGGTTGCTTTTGTTGGCATCTCCAATTGGGCACTTGATCCCGCCAAGATGAATCGCGGCATCTTGGTGCAGAGAGAAGTGCCAAGTGACGATGAGCTCGTTCTGACTGCCAAAGGGATATGTAGCACCGACGCACGAGCACAAGCTCATCTGGAGCCGTACGTGTTTGGTATGGCTAAAGCTTATTTGGAGATCtataaaaattcaaagaaagatgaaaaagaaTTCTTTGGATTGAGAGATTTCTATAG CTTGGTCAAGatggttttttctttttgcaaaaaGACTGGCGAGCCTCCTACCTGGAACCAGTTTGAACATGCGATTAGACGAAATTTTGGAGGCTTGGAAACTGTCGATTGCGTACAAATTTTCAAGCGTTTTATCAGTCTTCCAGTCTCTCGTTctggcagcggcgacgatgacgtcgacgacgacgacgacgacgacgacgtcattagTCTTCCCGGATCTCGTGACAATAGTCTTCCCGCCTCTCGTtctgacgacggcgacgacgacgacgacgacgaccatTTGTACGTTGACGACCTTAACTCTTACGCCGATAACGAGGGCGGCACGGACGaggatgaagatgaagacgcCAACGACGTTGCTGTCGTCGATCGTGTTCTTGTAGTTGACTACAGCAACAGCTGCGACGAGGAAGCTGACGAAGAGGGCGAGAGCAAGGACGAAGATGTCACATGCGTCGTTGTCAATGATTACGACGGAAAAgatttgtcgttttcttcgtcttttgttttagatTGTAGTCCTGCTGGATTGATTCGTGCCAACTTGGGTACGGCAGAGCATTCCGACGGAGACGAGGAATGTCGATACCTTTTATTGCTGACTGAAAACTACGCCGCTCTTAACATCGTTCGACAGCAGTTTCTAGTCAATGAACAGCCCGTCATTATCTTTGGAAGCAGCTTTTCAAAAGATCAGGAATATACCCAAATCTGCCGAAATATCAATCGCATAAAAGTCTGCATGGCAACAGGACGCACCGTCGTTCTTCTGAATCTCGAGAAACTGTACGAAAGCCTGTACGACGCTTTGAATCAGTACTACGTGCGTCACGGTGGACAAAAGTTCGTCGATCTCGGCCTGGGCAGTCATCGCGTCAAATGCCAAGTCCACGACAAATTTCGTCTAATCTTGATAGCGGATCGCGAGGTCGTCTACAAAGATTATCCTATTCCGCTTATCAATCGCATGGAAAAACATTTTCTCGCCATGTCGTCGATCCTTTCGCGTCGACAAGAGAGACTCGTGGAAATGATTTCCAAGTGGGTTCAACAGTTCGCTGACGTCAAGTCAGCATCGCAAGACAGCCGAAAGCGAATCCCATTCCGAGTCGAAGACGCTTTTATTGGCTATCATTCCGACGCTGTTGCGACAGTCGTTCTTCAGCTCTGCAGTCGACTATTATTGCATGGAACCGATCCAGACGATATCGACGAGAGTCAAATGCTGAACGCCGTCTATGAGGCACTGCTCCAGTGCGCAACTcccgacgccgtcgctcgcTTGTCGACCTCGGCAATTTTCGAACAGGCGTCTAATTTGTGGGACGTCTATTTTTCGCGTCAGAATCACTCTAGTCTGGCTGACTTTTTGGAGAACGCTCTTATGGAAGAGCGTCATACGGAGAGCAGTCTTCTCATTCAAGTCACGACTCATTCGCGACTTCTCTCGAGTGACGATGTGTCTGAGGTTGAGAGAAGAATCGGCTTAACGGCTGAGTGCGTTTCGTTGCAGCAGTTTGATACGGAGCATCAGTTCGCCACGCGAATTCGTGACTTTTACGCGCATACCAAGAGAAGTGCCCTTCTGATTATTCTTTGCGAATCTGCCGACGTGAATGGTGATCTTGTGGCGTGCGCTCGCTACGTCGTTCAGGAGAAGCGACAGGATGCTGAAATTCACGGGCTTCGACTTGAAGTAAAGTGTCCTCCTGTGAAAAAACACGTTGTCTTTGTTATTCACTTGCCTCGCATTGCTGGCGGATCTTTTGTAGGCTTTCAAGGAGGCACTTGGACTGAGGCTCACATTGACGATCTGAGACCGGCAAATCAGGCTAAAGAGCCTTCTATAACGTCTCTGGTAGGCCGAAAGATAAGCGAGTTGCTGGAAGagggagaagaaacgatagGCGTCAAAAAGGACCGAAATGGCAgctacgaaaaagaaagccgtTTTTCGGGCGATGATTATTGCGCAGAATCGGGGAAAGCTTTGAAAGAATCAGacgcaaaagaaacagaTTGGCAGACAATGCAAGCTTCAGCTGATACTGAAGAACTGGTCGCAAATGAGAATGAAACGGAGactaaagaagagaagagaagcggcgaagacgagaaaagcgGAGATGAAGGGCGATCAGAAGCTGAAGGAGAAGATGAAAGTGATAGTGATAATGAACACGCGAGAACGCAAATAGcagaaaaggaggaggaggaggagaaggaagtAGATGAAGATAACGAATGCACAAGAAAGCAAATAGtaggagaggaagaagaaggcaaagaagacgaagaaggtgAAATGGACATCAAAGAGCTACACTCTTTTGAGCGCCGTGGTGATGCCGTTCTCAGTGGGGCAACCCTCCTCCGATCTTGCGTGCACGGTGCGACGAGTCGTTTAGACAACCACGACGAAGCTTTCGCGTCCTTCAAATTTGCAAATCGACGGCTGAATTCGCTCTTAGTTCTCATTCCGGAAAACGAGACGTCTGTCACTGGTCATCGTCCTTTTTACCACGaagttcgacgtcgatgcgttCAGCTTCtgcaagaaagagaagaacgcATGGGAGATGAAAACGCGACAGACTGGGTAAAGAAAGAAGCTTTCAATCCCAACGGCATACAAGCTGGCGGCACGTTTCGTCACTCGCTTTGGCTTAAGATAGTCAATATTGTCACGCCAATCTTTTCAGAAATAATAGCCTCGATTGACGTGGACGCTAACTTAAATTTGCTGACGGACAGCACAGAAACGTGGATAGCAGAGTTATGGATGAAAATTTTCTCCAGCAGTCAGCTGCTTCACCTTTGCTATCAAGACTTCATCTCTCCTAACGGACAGCAACTCCGACAGCGAGTTCGGGTTCACGGATCAGGACACCAGGGCCACTTCTTTCAAGCCAAGTTTCCATTCTCGAAGCTGATCAAAGATGCCGTTGATGTCATGATGGAGGAAGCAAAACACTTGGCAG GCGGAGATCGGTTGGATAGGACCCTGCAGCGTCTGTTTGATCGTTCGGTTTTGGGGCTTCTAATCAAAGCGACGGTTTCAAGTTCACTAGATCGACGACAGCTGGTCGAAAGATATGTGTCTGATTTTATTCATATGGTTTACAATCCGatcaacggcgacgattttcag ATGGTAAGAGAAGCTGTTGTTGGTTCGTTTGTTGAATTGACTTCGGAACATGTTGCCGATCCTTTGACGTTTGAGCGTGATTCGTTTGCAGAGTTAACAATTCCGGCTGTTCACGTGGCTTACGACCACATTCAGAGTCGCTTGAATTGTTTTGCTGAATTAATTCGACTTGACCCTCACGTAGTCAGACTGGTCTGCCATAGAAAAAGTGTCGAAATCAGCCGGGAAATG AACTTGGATGCATTTGCCTTTCACGAACTTTTGTGTCGAGTTTTTCCTAAAGACGGTGATCTTGGTAATTTCACCGCAAGGCAGGAGTGGTTGGAAAAAGTTCAAGAGGCGAGGCCGTGCATAGAAACGTGGTTAGCGTTGTCTTTTGACCCGAGCTCACATCGAGCGGAATTGCACTCCAAGATAAG AAATATGTGGATCAAAGTGTCCGTTattcgccttttctttcatcACACAAGTGCTGCAGACGAGAAAGGCTTGCATTCCTTTGTGGAGAAAGCCGGGCAGAATTTATGGGCA GCGTTTATCGATAAAGATCTCGACTTTACTTCTGAATCTACTATTAAAGTCATACTGGAGATTTTGAACGAAACAAGCGAACAATGTTCAAAGGAATTATTTCG GTCTGGCGGAGCAATCTGTTCGCTGTGCAATTGCGACTGGACAGAACCTATTCAGTTGCCTTGCCTCCACATATTTTGCAGCAGCTGCATCAAACATCGATCGAAAAGCGAAACTCTACTGTCGTGCCCCATCTGCAGCGAAAAAGTTTCTAGAAGCTTCGATCTTGAAAAGACGTCTCACCAGCT TCTTCAACGAATTTCCAGCTTTGCATTGTTACGTGCTTGTtgcacgtctttcttcaTGGATTTAGTTTCCTCGTACAGTTTTAACGAGAATGCAGACAGTCCTCCTCAATCGGATCTTATCAGTCTTCTCATGAGCCTTGTGACTCTTTGTGATACTGACAAAAGAGCTATTACTAGAGCTTTTTCACCTTTTCACGTTGATGTAGTCGATAAGTCTCCGGTCGTACGCTCTTTCATTCTGCAGCTATTGCTCCGATACAG TACTAAAGAGTCGTTGAACTACATTCAAGAGTATTTTCTGAATGCAGAGCGAGCCATTCAGACATACGAACCCGTCGTGGAAGAAGGTAGCGAcgttttgcgacgacgaaacgacgatttggatGCAATAGTTGTTCAATGCATCgaa GATTCAATTGCTCGATCACCGAATCGCGACAAAGACAGAGGGGTAGCCAGGCAAATACGGTTCTGCTTACAACATTATCGCAGCGAAAATCGTCTGTACGCTCTGCAAGCAGTAGCGGCTGCGCGTTTTGTTCTTTCTGTCGTGGCCGACTGCATCGTTCGTCTGCTGGACGAGACGACCCGATCTCTCACCCCGCAAATTGAAAACTTGCTCGCACAAGCGAAGACGTTGTGCGTGACTTGGAACGATTCTCaacttcatttttttctgctgaagcAACTGGTCAGGAGAAAGGGTCTAGAAGTACTTGCTTTGACTCGTCGAGTCTACGTTTTGCAATGGTTGGATCACATCATACCTTCTGATGTAGAG CACGGAGACGTAATTCCGGACTATTGCATTGCCATTGGGCCATCGTATCAGGCTGTGCGTGAAGCGGCTGCTCAAGCTGCGTTGACTGGCACTACAGGCTCTATTCAG GCACTCTCTCGCGACCCTAAGGTTACTAACAGAACGACTCTTCTTTTACTAGCCGTGTATCGTGAAGTGACGATGAGGCGAGCATCGATGGATTGGGACTCTTCTTTCCTTGAAAGG ATTCAATCTTCTCTCAAAGAGCACTTTCGCGTCTCTAGGACACTTCCTGATTGGGCTCAGCCAATTGCCACTGGACTGATTGAAAACACGTTAGGCGGAGATCAGGGACCAGCTGCTGTTGTCGTCAAACCTGGCCAATCTCTCCAAACGAGAGCAATGGCCGCGGTAGCAGTCCATGCAAGAATTGCTCTTGAGTCTTCTGTTGATAATGGCAACGCGCTAATgactcctcttcgtcgtcttctcagAGATCCTAGCCGATTTGTT GACTCTTACCTGCCCACTATGCCTAATGACAACTTTTTGGCTGTTAAAGGTGTTGCAAAGGAAGGCGAAGGAACTAAATGGCACG CGTGTCCGAATGGGCATCCTTACTTTATTGACAAC TGCGGTCGTCCGATGGAGCCTGAGAAAAGCAAGTGTTTTGAGTGTGGAGCTCCAATTGGAGGTGACCAACCAAAGGGCATTGTTGGAGCCAGGAG TCACGGTATCACAGAAAAGGGCTACCTTCTTGAATCATCCTCTGCCCGCCCAGAGTACTCTTTGCCTGAACGAGAACTGTCTTCCGCTTGCTGTGCACTGGTTCGAATGCTGGTGGATGCCGCATTGATGTGGGCTTCGTGCGTTGAGAAGCCG GAGTCAATTGCAGGAATTAGAAGAATGATCAAATCAACAGTTTCGGCTGATCTTAATCTGCCTTCGTTCTTTTGGGATCATTTCGCAAAAGATGTTGAGAATTTTTCTAGAGCAATCGGTCACACTCCAGATGACGCGTGCACCGTCATTCATCAAATTCTCTGTAATCTTGATAAGCCCCAATCGATCAAAG ACGTTGCACTGGGCAGTGGATTATTTCTAACTCGAAGTGAGCGATCTACTtgggaaaagaaatttaGTCAAGAATGCTTGGACCCGGTGTTGCAA ACTGTGGATGCCAAAATGGGTCAATGGATGCGTGATGTTGCGGAAGACGAGCGCGTTG GTAACAATCCCTTGATGCGTTGTCTGCACGAGCTCGAGTCGCCGCCAGGGGCGCAATCGCCGCCAGCTCTCTGGCGATATCGATTAAAAGTTACTCTTCAGCATTTGTTTCGGTCAATATTGCAACATTTTGTGGGCAAAAAAGCTGATGAACAACCAAGAATTTTGTTGCATTTTCTTAAGGAG GAACGGAGACTGAGAGTTTTGCGCTACTTGCCCGAGGTGCTTCGATTGCAGCGTCTGCTTCGGAATAAGTTTCATCGTCGCTTAGCAATGCACGAAGCGGAAACATTAACAGTTGggaaatttcttcaaacCTTAACCGAAG CACGTGAAAGAGAGGACTTCACCGCTCTCATTGGATTGTTCACCCACGTGTGGCGAATTCTCGGGCCAGAGATACTTGGACACGGGCGACTGAAACCTCGACGTCCTGAAGACAAACTTGAGACTGTGACACACGCGACTTTTATCGCATTTCTTCTGCCAACAACTCAAGGGAAAGGCACCTGCGCAATGTCTCTTGTAGACTACCTAATCAACTGTGTCCACAACGAATTTGTTGCAGAGTTCAGGCGTTTGGCTGGCGTGGAAAG ACCGATAGCCAAGGTTCCCATGGCTGAAGTGACCAGGGCTAACTTAATTTCTTATGACTTCGAGAAAGATTTGCTTCCTCTCGTTCTTGCTCACTGTCATTACTCGCTGGAGGTGGGAAGAGGAACGGACATTACGTACGACTATAAAGCACTCGAACGTCAATTGATTGACCGATTTCTTTTGGGAAAGCCACATATCGTTTTCAAG GTTCACGAGTTTGCTTTTAGCAAGGATTTCTATAGTACTGCACTTTTTACTCGAATTGAAAGAAACATACCTCAG GAAGAGCTCGAAAACGTCGTGTCGAGTCAGATATTGGATGAGCTTCACGACTTGACCGACGTATTTAGCGTTCTTTATGTGCTTGACGTTCTCATAGGCTTTGCCGTATCAATCGGCGGAGAACGCGACACCATGATGCACGAGTACTTGCATGACTCTTTGAAGATGCCGAAAGATCGAGGACTTGTGAGTCCCAAAGCGCAGCAGTCTTGTCGTTTGAAGCACATCTTGTCACTGTGGCGGCTTTTGACTGTGGAAAAGGGACGAAGACTTGTCAAACGACGTCAG GACCCTTTTGAGGATTTTCCGCAGAGATTCAAGGAGGAAATGAGTGATGCTTTGAAATCCGAAGTCAAGGTCTTTCTCAAGAAGGTGAAAATCAACCGTTTCTTAGAAGAGTTGATGACGTTGGCGTTGCTCGAGTTGAAGCACAGGGACGACGTCAGAGGGTTGGAAGACTATAC GCTCAAAGATGCACTGGAAGACATGTATCACTCGCAACTTCCTGGCTTGTCAGAACTTCCTGCTGGTGTTCAGTTACGCCATCTGGTGGATTGTTGGTCAACTGGCGTTCTGTGTCAGGATCATCACTGA